The segment GACGTTGCAAACATGGCGACAAAGATCAATGGAGAGCTTTTGGGGCTGTCGGGAGCGCGCAATCCTTATCCCGGTAAAGTTGGCCGGATAGAGGCCGGTGCATTGGCAGATCTGCTGGTTGTCGAAGGCGATCCCACGGTAAGCCTGGCCTTTCTGGAGGACCCGCAGATCAATATCAGCATGATCATGAAAGGCGGGAAAATCTATAAACAGAACTTCTAGTCCTCAGCAGGACCATGCACAAAGCCACTGAAAAGCATGGGCATATTTAATTTCCGAATACCTGGCGCCCTGACCATACTGGTTTCTCATGGATTTTCTGGAGGGCGTGACATGGGTTCCCGGACGCTTAAATACGGCCTGTTGACGGTCGCACTGTTGATGACTGGAGTAGTAATGGCAAGCGACAAGTCACTCCTTGACGCCGTGAGAAACGGTGAGCTGGGCAGGGTGCAGCAACTGATCACTGAAGGTGCGAAGCTCGATGACCGTTCGCTCGATGGCAGCAGTGCACTGCTGCTTGCCACGCGTGAGAACCAGATAGAGATCGCCAGGGCATTGATTGAAGCCGGTGCCAACGTTAACCAGAAGAACCTGATCCAGGACAGCCCTTATCTGTTGGCCGGAGCGAGCGGGCGAAATGAAATTCTCCAGCTTGCCCTGGCCCATGGTGCCGACCTGAAAAGCACCAACCGCTATGGTGGCACTGCCTTGATCCCGGCGTGCGAGCGCGGCCATGTTGAGACCGTGCGCC is part of the Pseudomonas sp. ML2-2023-3 genome and harbors:
- a CDS encoding ankyrin repeat domain-containing protein → MGSRTLKYGLLTVALLMTGVVMASDKSLLDAVRNGELGRVQQLITEGAKLDDRSLDGSSALLLATRENQIEIARALIEAGANVNQKNLIQDSPYLLAGASGRNEILQLALAHGADLKSTNRYGGTALIPACERGHVETVRLLIAAGVDMNHVNRLGWTCLMEAIVLSDGGPAHQQIVSQLIEAGADLNLPDDKGVSPLQHAQERGQTAIAQLLRDAGAH